One Rhodothermales bacterium genomic window carries:
- the menD gene encoding 2-succinyl-5-enolpyruvyl-6-hydroxy-3-cyclohexene-1-carboxylic-acid synthase — protein MTSATSNINQFWAYLVVEELVRCGVDHFFLAPGSRSTPLVVAIAEHPRATHTIHYDERGTSFAALGYARATGRPACWVTTSGSALANGFPAIVEASADRVPMVLLTADRPPELRDTGANQTIDQVKLFGGYVRRFVDLPAPTVDIAPGYVLTTIDAAVHAARTGPVHLNAMFREPLAPTASGFDAEAYGGPVAGWRSGEAPFTTYEQPASVPAGDTRAEAVLRTARRGLILAGRLPSTAAAQAVAALAAARGWPLVADIGSQLRLDARTTGAIAHGEMLVGTPAFAGAHAPDCILQVGDRLTSKRLFSLPASHPEAVHIVVHPSGDRLDPLHGVSHRVEADIAAFCTRLAAQPADAAEAGWLHAWREADRRAGEALDAHVAGGALTEPAVARLVSRWVPEGSALCLASSMPIRDMDRFAASSGAGALVVSNRGASGIDGTFATAAGVAIGHEGPVILVMGDLAFLHDLNSMPLLKAARGPLVVVLVNNQGGGIFSFLPISTFPHVFEHYFATPHDHAFAHAASLFGVPYAAPADEGAFREAFFAALSRPGPSLIEVRTDRQANLYEHRALDQAITALFSPQ, from the coding sequence TTGACCTCCGCGACGTCAAATATTAACCAGTTCTGGGCCTATCTCGTCGTCGAGGAACTCGTGCGCTGCGGCGTCGATCATTTTTTTCTCGCGCCGGGGTCGCGCTCGACGCCGCTTGTGGTCGCCATCGCGGAACACCCCCGCGCCACGCACACGATCCATTACGACGAGCGGGGGACGAGCTTCGCCGCGCTCGGGTATGCCCGCGCCACGGGCCGGCCGGCGTGTTGGGTGACGACGTCGGGCTCGGCGCTGGCGAACGGCTTCCCCGCGATCGTCGAAGCCTCCGCCGACCGCGTGCCCATGGTGCTGCTCACCGCCGACCGCCCGCCCGAACTGCGGGACACCGGGGCGAACCAGACGATCGATCAGGTGAAGCTCTTCGGTGGGTATGTCCGGCGCTTCGTCGACCTGCCGGCGCCCACGGTCGACATCGCCCCCGGCTACGTGCTCACCACGATCGACGCCGCCGTGCACGCCGCCCGAACCGGGCCGGTCCATCTCAACGCCATGTTTCGCGAGCCGCTCGCCCCGACGGCGAGCGGGTTCGATGCCGAAGCGTACGGCGGTCCGGTCGCCGGCTGGCGGTCCGGCGAGGCGCCCTTCACGACGTACGAACAGCCGGCTTCCGTGCCGGCCGGCGACACCCGCGCCGAGGCCGTGCTGCGAACGGCGCGGCGGGGGCTGATCCTTGCGGGGCGGCTGCCGTCGACGGCCGCGGCGCAGGCGGTGGCCGCGCTGGCGGCTGCGCGAGGCTGGCCGCTGGTGGCCGACATCGGATCCCAGCTGCGGCTGGATGCCCGGACCACCGGCGCCATCGCGCACGGCGAGATGCTCGTCGGCACGCCGGCTTTCGCCGGGGCGCACGCGCCCGACTGCATCCTGCAGGTGGGCGATCGGCTCACGTCAAAACGCCTTTTTTCGCTGCCGGCGAGCCATCCTGAGGCCGTTCACATCGTCGTGCATCCCTCGGGCGATCGTCTCGATCCGTTGCACGGTGTGAGCCACCGGGTCGAGGCCGATATCGCCGCCTTTTGCACGAGGCTCGCCGCGCAGCCGGCGGACGCGGCGGAAGCCGGCTGGCTGCACGCGTGGCGCGAGGCGGATCGCCGCGCCGGCGAGGCGCTCGACGCCCATGTCGCAGGGGGGGCGCTCACCGAGCCGGCTGTCGCCCGGCTGGTGTCCCGGTGGGTGCCGGAAGGGAGCGCGTTGTGCCTGGCGAGCAGCATGCCGATCCGGGACATGGACCGCTTTGCCGCGTCCTCGGGCGCCGGCGCGCTGGTGGTCTCGAATCGCGGGGCGAGCGGGATCGACGGGACGTTCGCCACCGCTGCGGGCGTCGCCATCGGCCACGAGGGCCCCGTCATCCTGGTGATGGGCGACCTGGCTTTTTTGCACGATCTCAACTCGATGCCGCTCCTGAAGGCGGCGCGAGGCCCGCTCGTCGTGGTGCTGGTGAACAACCAGGGAGGAGGAATTTTCTCCTTTTTGCCAATTTCAACTTTTCCTCACGTGTTTGAACACTATTTTGCGACGCCACATGACCACGCATTCGCTCACGCGGCTTCGTTGTTTGGCGTCCCCTATGCGGCGCCGGCGGACGAGGGGGCGTTCCGCGAAGCGTTTTTTGCGGCGCTTTCGCGTCCCGGACCGAGCCTGATCGAAGTGCGTACCGATCGGCAAGCCAACCTGTACGAGCACCGGGCACTCGACCAAGCGATCACGGCCCTTTTTAGCCCCCAATAG
- a CDS encoding 1,4-dihydroxy-2-naphthoate polyprenyltransferase encodes MNTIPSAQPAAMSRFAIWWAAVRPKTLWAALAPVLMGTAMAFEAGVFHPVSAVLALVGAICIQIGTNLYNDYADFLKGADTEARKGPVRVTQAGLVRPEAIRLAAYLTFVFAVVAGGYLMWRGGLPVVIIGVASVVSGILYTAGRYSLAYLGLGDLFVLIFFGPVAVGGTYYVQALAIDPLVLQAGLAPGLLAVAILLVNNVRDVEEDRLAAKRTLVVRLGRRFGVGLYGVCLVAAALIPIWLAVATGGHWPVLLCSAVALAGLPMVGRLGRERAPAILNPMLGATARLLLLYSIVFAVGWNV; translated from the coding sequence ATGAACACGATCCCCTCCGCGCAGCCGGCCGCGATGTCCCGGTTCGCCATCTGGTGGGCGGCCGTGCGCCCCAAAACGCTGTGGGCGGCGCTGGCCCCGGTGCTGATGGGGACGGCGATGGCGTTCGAGGCCGGCGTCTTCCACCCCGTGTCGGCCGTGCTGGCGCTGGTGGGCGCGATCTGCATCCAGATCGGCACGAACCTCTACAACGACTACGCCGACTTCCTGAAGGGCGCGGACACCGAAGCCCGTAAGGGCCCCGTCCGCGTCACCCAGGCCGGCCTGGTCCGCCCCGAGGCCATCCGGCTCGCGGCGTACCTGACCTTCGTGTTTGCCGTCGTCGCCGGCGGTTACCTGATGTGGCGGGGGGGCTTGCCGGTGGTGATCATCGGGGTCGCGTCGGTGGTTTCGGGGATTCTTTACACCGCCGGCCGCTATTCGCTCGCGTACCTGGGGCTGGGGGATCTGTTCGTGCTGATCTTTTTCGGCCCGGTCGCCGTGGGCGGGACGTATTACGTCCAGGCGCTTGCCATCGACCCGCTGGTGCTCCAGGCCGGCCTCGCGCCGGGCTTGCTGGCGGTGGCGATCCTGCTGGTGAATAACGTCCGCGATGTGGAAGAGGACCGACTGGCTGCGAAGCGCACCCTCGTCGTGCGGCTTGGGCGCCGTTTCGGGGTCGGACTGTACGGCGTGTGCCTCGTCGCGGCCGCGCTGATCCCGATCTGGCTGGCGGTGGCGACCGGGGGGCACTGGCCCGTGCTGCTCTGTTCGGCGGTGGCGCTGGCCGGCCTGCCGATGGTGGGCCGGCTCGGACGCGAGCGCGCCCCGGCCATCCTCAACCCGATGCTGGGCGCCACCGCGAGGCTGCTGCTCCTCTACAGCATCGTGTTCGCGGTGGGATGGAATGTATGA
- a CDS encoding Dabb family protein yields the protein MVIHNVYFWLKDGITPAEIATFEAGARSLLTIDGVTGGYVGKPAATEARPIIDRSYSYGLVVMFDDIAGHDAYQVDPIHDAFRELAHLWTRVQIYDMSC from the coding sequence ATGGTCATACACAACGTCTACTTCTGGTTGAAAGACGGCATCACGCCGGCGGAAATCGCCACCTTCGAAGCGGGCGCCCGCAGCCTGCTCACCATCGACGGCGTAACCGGCGGGTATGTCGGCAAGCCGGCCGCCACGGAGGCCCGGCCCATCATCGACCGGTCCTACAGCTACGGCCTCGTCGTCATGTTCGACGACATCGCCGGCCACGACGCCTACCAGGTCGATCCGATTCACGATGCCTTTCGCGAACTCGCGCACCTGTGGACGCGCGTGCAGATCTACGACATGAGCTGCTAG
- the menB gene encoding 1,4-dihydroxy-2-naphthoyl-CoA synthase, translating to MSVIEWKQAAAYTDIRYEKAEGIAKITINRPEVRNAFRPLTVKEMMEALNDARDDERIGVIILTGEGPDAFCSGGDQRIRGDAGYVEEGSGIMRLNVLDFQRQIRSCPKPVIAMVAGWAVGGGHVLHVICDLTIAAENAKFMQTGPRVGSFDGGYGASYLARIVGQKKAREIWYLCRPYDAQQALDMGLVNTVVPLERLEEETVQWCREILANSQLAIRCLKSALNADCDGQAGLQELAGNATLLFYMTEEGQEGKKAYLEKRKPDFGQFPYRP from the coding sequence ATGTCCGTTATTGAATGGAAGCAGGCTGCGGCCTATACCGATATCCGATACGAGAAAGCCGAAGGCATCGCCAAGATCACGATCAACCGGCCCGAGGTGCGCAATGCCTTCCGTCCGCTGACCGTGAAGGAAATGATGGAGGCGCTCAATGATGCCCGCGACGACGAGCGGATCGGCGTCATCATCCTCACGGGAGAGGGGCCGGACGCCTTCTGCTCGGGCGGCGACCAGCGCATCCGGGGCGACGCCGGCTATGTCGAGGAGGGCTCCGGCATCATGCGGCTCAACGTGCTCGACTTCCAGCGGCAGATCCGCAGCTGCCCGAAACCGGTGATCGCGATGGTGGCCGGCTGGGCGGTCGGCGGGGGCCACGTGCTCCACGTGATCTGCGACCTCACGATCGCGGCCGAAAATGCGAAGTTCATGCAGACCGGCCCCCGGGTCGGGTCGTTCGACGGCGGCTACGGGGCCAGCTACTTGGCGCGCATCGTCGGACAGAAAAAAGCGCGGGAGATCTGGTATCTGTGCCGGCCCTACGACGCGCAACAGGCCCTCGACATGGGCCTCGTCAATACTGTCGTGCCGCTGGAGCGTCTGGAGGAAGAAACCGTGCAGTGGTGCCGCGAGATTCTCGCCAACTCGCAGCTCGCCATCCGATGCCTCAAGTCGGCCCTGAACGCGGACTGCGACGGGCAGGCGGGGCTCCAGGAACTCGCCGGCAACGCCACGCTCCTCTTCTACATGACGGAGGAAGGGCAGGAGGGCAAAAAGGCGTATCTGGAGAAACGAAAGCCCGATTTCGGGCAGTTCCCCTATCGCCCCTGA
- the menE gene encoding o-succinylbenzoate--CoA ligase, whose translation MYDALPCPIAERGRATPEAPALVDAAGTLSYRALDRMIAGVEAAMAAEGVGAGDRVATIGPADRHAIAAFWAAMRRRAVVCPLSDRLPAAAIDARIDELGIGFLLAADGTTRAGARPIPWRAGDAFASDDGEERPAAFDLDAPAAALFTSGSTGRPRAALLRFGQLYFNALGASQNMPLGAGDRWLLALPLYHVSGIGVLFRTFLAGSSLGVLPSSTPLEERLGQGDITHLSLVPAQLIRLLDAGVMPGALRAVLLGGSQVPSGLLERALERGWPIHTTYGLTEMGSQVTTTRAGAGLAELRSSGALLPYRELRIDGAGEIHVRGKTLFAGYLTADGLQQPFDEAGWYATGDLGRLDEQGLLHVRGRRDNLFISGGENIQPEEIEQALVRCAGVLRALVVPVPDAVYGQRPFAFVETGPAYGGEDALLRQLAEGLPRFKLPVGIAPWPADAPAGLKPPRPWFAERAASTLRTSPSRRRVASSGSAPPLEEGPG comes from the coding sequence ATGTATGATGCGCTGCCCTGTCCGATAGCCGAGCGGGGCCGTGCGACGCCGGAGGCGCCCGCGCTCGTCGACGCCGCGGGGACGCTGTCGTATCGGGCCCTGGATCGGATGATCGCCGGCGTGGAAGCGGCGATGGCGGCGGAGGGGGTTGGCGCGGGAGATCGGGTGGCGACGATCGGGCCGGCGGACCGGCACGCCATCGCCGCGTTCTGGGCGGCGATGCGCCGGCGGGCGGTCGTGTGCCCCCTGAGCGACCGGCTTCCGGCCGCGGCGATCGACGCGCGGATCGACGAACTGGGCATCGGTTTCCTGCTGGCGGCGGATGGGACGACCCGCGCCGGCGCGCGGCCGATACCGTGGCGCGCCGGCGACGCCTTCGCGTCCGATGACGGGGAGGAGCGACCGGCGGCGTTCGATCTGGATGCGCCGGCGGCCGCGCTGTTCACCTCTGGCAGCACCGGCCGGCCCCGCGCCGCGCTGCTCCGTTTCGGACAGCTCTACTTCAACGCCCTCGGGGCCTCGCAGAACATGCCCCTCGGCGCCGGCGACCGGTGGCTGCTGGCGCTGCCGCTGTACCACGTCTCGGGCATCGGGGTGCTGTTCCGGACCTTTCTCGCCGGATCGTCGCTCGGCGTGTTGCCCTCGTCCACCCCGCTGGAGGAACGCCTCGGGCAGGGGGACATCACCCACCTCTCGCTCGTGCCCGCGCAGTTGATACGGCTCCTCGACGCCGGCGTGATGCCGGGCGCGCTGCGGGCAGTGTTGCTGGGCGGCAGCCAGGTGCCGTCGGGTTTGCTGGAACGGGCACTGGAGCGGGGCTGGCCGATCCATACGACATACGGACTGACCGAAATGGGCTCTCAGGTGACGACGACGCGGGCAGGGGCCGGACTGGCCGAGCTGCGCTCTTCGGGCGCGTTGCTGCCCTATCGCGAGCTGCGGATCGACGGGGCCGGCGAGATCCACGTCCGCGGGAAGACACTTTTCGCCGGCTATCTGACGGCGGACGGGCTGCAGCAGCCGTTCGACGAGGCGGGGTGGTATGCGACGGGGGACCTCGGGCGGCTCGACGAACAGGGGCTGCTCCATGTGCGCGGCCGGCGCGATAACCTCTTTATCTCAGGGGGCGAAAACATCCAGCCGGAGGAAATCGAGCAGGCGCTGGTGCGGTGCGCCGGCGTGCTGCGGGCGCTGGTGGTGCCGGTGCCGGATGCCGTCTACGGCCAACGGCCGTTCGCGTTTGTGGAGACCGGACCGGCGTACGGTGGGGAGGACGCGCTGCTGCGTCAGCTGGCGGAGGGGTTGCCACGGTTCAAGCTGCCGGTCGGGATCGCGCCGTGGCCGGCGGATGCGCCGGCGGGATTGAAGCCGCCGCGGCCGTGGTTTGCGGAGCGGGCGGCCTCCACGTTGCGGACCTCCCCGTCCCGACGACGCGTTGCGTCTTCGGGATCCGCCCCTCCTCTTGAGGAGGGGCCTGGTTGA
- a CDS encoding CPBP family intramembrane glutamic endopeptidase, whose amino-acid sequence MTWIQRDVAQFVIILMAVSVFSLYWFVSSSKAFDARVRQRIDPAGIKKPLAQKYLGTLLLGGLPALLVWMLMGKSPSEWGLGVPDWQATLVWGSILSLCALPVPYFSARARDMQAFYPQVRAMEWNGQLVAQNGLAWMIYLLAYEFLFRGLLVIGSASLSNPWTAVALSSALATATHIPKGAKETFATVPYSLLLGFVALETGSVWAGYLSHICLAIANDYWAVLFNPEMRFVREGARSRVGAPMP is encoded by the coding sequence ATGACCTGGATTCAACGCGATGTAGCGCAGTTTGTCATCATCTTGATGGCTGTCAGCGTGTTCTCCCTGTACTGGTTCGTTTCTTCGTCCAAGGCCTTCGATGCGCGCGTACGACAGCGCATCGACCCCGCCGGCATCAAAAAGCCCCTGGCCCAGAAGTACCTGGGGACGCTGCTTCTGGGCGGATTGCCGGCGCTGCTGGTCTGGATGCTGATGGGCAAGTCGCCCTCCGAATGGGGGCTGGGCGTGCCCGACTGGCAGGCCACGCTGGTCTGGGGCAGCATCCTCTCGCTCTGTGCGCTGCCGGTACCCTATTTCTCCGCGCGGGCGAGGGACATGCAGGCCTTTTATCCCCAGGTGCGGGCGATGGAGTGGAATGGGCAACTCGTCGCCCAGAACGGACTGGCCTGGATGATCTATCTGCTGGCCTACGAATTTCTTTTTCGCGGTCTGCTCGTCATCGGTTCGGCCTCGCTTTCCAACCCGTGGACGGCGGTCGCGCTGAGCTCGGCGCTGGCGACGGCGACCCATATCCCGAAGGGGGCGAAAGAGACGTTTGCCACGGTGCCCTACAGCCTGTTGCTGGGTTTCGTGGCGCTCGAGACGGGGTCGGTGTGGGCCGGCTACCTGAGCCACATTTGCCTGGCGATCGCCAACGACTACTGGGCGGTGCTGTTCAACCCCGAGATGCGCTTCGTCCGCGAGGGCGCCCGAAGCCGCGTCGGCGCGCCCATGCCGTGA
- a CDS encoding isochorismate synthase produces the protein MKSTIRQDDRSETGVMAGGDRWVAGLEEAIDAALRALRRNPSGSPAIHQVRVAVPYMDPLDWLRAQPETQRLFWCGRDESDARAAVGIALDVRLGEGDPYQVIRRTLTPLLRDADPGVRFFGGMRFDLDRDAAAEWEGFGAGRFVLPRFVLEPAEAGSTLVCNLVVPADLDQPAAICQQAARLAEPLASQYALPVPIARQDVPVHDAWAATIDRAIQRFASGALEKVVLARRSRFTFAERLDATLLLQRLQAATPHCFHFLFQFDADAQFLGASPERLYQREGRRIRSEAVAGTRPRGASQERDAELKRELLHSDKDRREQAFVRDNIEEALRALCVDVRVDDEPRLMELAKGRHLCTLIEGSLADSAGDADILERLHPTPAVGGVPLGEAMQDIRAGEGFDRGWYAGPVGWIGRDRAEFAVGIRSGQVSPRALTLYAGAGIVRGSEAEKEWAEIEHKISDFLTVLGLDLRDVKY, from the coding sequence ATGAAGTCTACGATCAGACAGGACGATAGGTCGGAAACCGGCGTCATGGCCGGGGGAGATCGCTGGGTGGCCGGCCTCGAGGAAGCCATCGACGCCGCGCTCCGCGCGTTGCGCCGGAATCCGTCCGGCTCGCCGGCCATCCATCAGGTGCGCGTGGCGGTGCCGTACATGGATCCGCTGGACTGGCTGCGCGCCCAACCGGAGACGCAGCGGCTGTTCTGGTGCGGGCGCGACGAGTCGGATGCCCGCGCCGCGGTCGGCATCGCGCTCGACGTGCGCCTCGGGGAGGGGGATCCCTATCAGGTCATTCGACGCACGCTGACGCCGCTCCTGCGCGACGCCGACCCTGGCGTCCGCTTTTTCGGGGGGATGCGTTTTGACCTGGATCGCGACGCCGCCGCGGAGTGGGAGGGATTCGGGGCCGGCCGGTTCGTACTGCCGCGCTTCGTCCTGGAGCCGGCCGAGGCCGGCTCGACGCTGGTGTGCAACCTCGTGGTGCCGGCGGACCTCGATCAGCCGGCGGCCATCTGCCAGCAAGCCGCCCGCCTCGCCGAACCGCTGGCGAGCCAGTATGCGCTGCCGGTGCCCATCGCGCGGCAGGATGTGCCGGTGCACGATGCCTGGGCCGCCACCATCGACCGCGCGATCCAGCGTTTTGCGTCGGGCGCGCTCGAAAAAGTGGTGCTCGCCCGGCGTTCGCGGTTCACCTTCGCCGAACGCCTGGACGCCACGCTGCTGCTCCAGCGCCTCCAGGCCGCCACGCCGCATTGCTTCCATTTCCTGTTCCAGTTCGATGCGGACGCCCAGTTTCTGGGGGCGTCGCCCGAGCGGCTGTATCAGCGGGAGGGCCGACGGATCCGGAGCGAGGCCGTGGCCGGCACGCGGCCGCGCGGCGCCTCGCAGGAGCGCGACGCCGAGCTGAAACGGGAGCTGCTCCATAGCGACAAGGACCGCCGCGAGCAGGCCTTCGTGCGGGATAACATTGAAGAGGCGCTGAGGGCCCTCTGTGTCGATGTCCGTGTCGACGACGAACCCCGGTTGATGGAGCTGGCGAAAGGCCGGCACCTGTGCACGCTGATCGAGGGCTCCCTGGCCGATTCGGCCGGCGACGCCGACATCCTCGAACGGCTTCACCCGACGCCCGCCGTGGGCGGCGTCCCCCTCGGCGAGGCCATGCAGGACATCCGGGCCGGCGAGGGATTCGACCGCGGCTGGTATGCCGGGCCGGTCGGCTGGATCGGGCGCGACCGGGCCGAGTTCGCCGTCGGCATCCGCTCCGGGCAGGTCTCGCCCCGCGCCCTCACGCTGTACGCCGGCGCTGGCATCGTTCGTGGCTCGGAGGCGGAGAAGGAGTGGGCCGAAATCGAACACAAGATCAGCGATTTTCTGACCGTACTCGGCCTTGACCTCCGCGACGTCAAATATTAA